Genomic DNA from Amycolatopsis alba DSM 44262:
ACTGCCATGCCCACCATATTGATCACTGGGCAGACGGCGGACCCACCGACCTCCGCAATCTGGTGCTGCTGTGCGGTTTTCATCATCGGTTGATTCATCATGGTGATTGGCAAGTTCGGATGGCGGTCGACGGGTTACCGGAGTTCATCCCGCCCCAGTATCTGGACCCGCTCCGAAGATCTCGGCGCAACACCCTCCACCGCGTCTGACCTTGCACGACCCCGAGGAGCCCGTCAGCCACACCGGCGACGGGCCCCTCACCATGCCCGGAACTGTTCAGCACCGGCGGAAACCCGAAGATCCACTGCGCCATTCGGGCGTATTCGCGCAGAAGCCCTCGTTTCTCTCTCCCCCTCCGGAGCAAGATCCTCCGTTCCGGACTTGGGAGGGGACGGAACGCATCATGGTGAATCAGCCACGTGGCCCGGACGGCCGCTGGGTCAAATACAAGTACGGTGCGGGTGCGCTGGCCACGGCGGGAGTGGTCGTGGCCGCCACCAGCGGAATAGGCGGAGGAAGCGCTGCTTCTCTGGATTCCGCGGCGGGCCAGGCCTTCAAAGGCAAGAGTTCCAGCAAGAAATCCGCACAGCAGGGCCGTCATTCCGAAGCATGGCGACGGCTGGGCTGGCGCCAGCTCAGAAAAACAGCGAAGCGGGAACTGAAATGCGGACCGCATTCCTTCGGCGAAGTCCAGCGATTCTTCCTGCGCCATCCGTGTATCGATCTCGATCGCATGATCGTCACCGTCGCCGACGGGGCGGGAAACACCATCGCCGTGTCCGTCGCGTGGGTGAAGATGCCGAAAGCGGGTGAGGCGAGCGAGCTGAAACGGCTCATCGACAAGGACGGTAGCGGCAATGTCGCGCTCTATGGCGAAGCACGGCACGGAGCCCGGTTCACCGGCAAGAACTACGACTCCCGCTTGACCAAGAAGCTGGTCGTGATCGCCGAGTCCGCTCCCGTCACCGGACGGCCGAGCGAAGCGACGTTGGAGACCGCCGTCGAAGTCGCCGTCGAGTTCCCCGCACCTTGATCCCGCCACCGAACGGAACGGACCACCTGCGAGCAGGAGCGAACACGTCAGAAGGCGGCTCGAAACCCAAGCGAGGCAGCTGATCGAGCGCACCTTCACCGGAGGTCTATCCCGGCGGCTGGCGGCTGTCCGACGCCGGCATCCCCGGTCCAGGGCCGCGGCGAGATCCTGAAGGTCAACTACCGCAACCGCGCCGAGGTGCTGGGCTTCGCGCAGCGCTTCGACGCGAAGAACCGGGTGGACGACCTCGACGGCGCGGACGGTGTCGCCCTGCGCGCGGCCGAGTCGGCCAGCGCCGGAGGAACCACCGGCACCTGGCGCGGCACCTCGCGCGATCTTCCCGGCGCGCTGGTCGACGCCGTCCGCGGGCTGCCGGGCCGCCGGGATCACTCGGCGCTGATCGTCTTCCAGCACAAGGATCTGCCCCGGTGCACCGAAATCCTGCGCGCGGCGGGGATTCCCACGCTGACGTTGGAGAAATACACCGGCGAAGCCGACGGCAAGCTCAAGATCGGCACCGTGCACCGCGCCAAGGGGCTCGACTTCCAGACTGTGCTCGTACTGGAGAACGCGCACGAGAACGGCGCCGGGCCGCAGGCCGAAGAGGAACGCCGCGAGCTGCGCGGCAGGCAGCACCTGGTCGCGGCGACCCGTGCCCGTGACTTCCTCTGGTGGGGCGTGCTCGACAGCGAGTCATCAGTCACCGAATAATTTTTTTGTCTTGACAACTTGAACCTTCGGACGGTTAGCTGAGCGCACACCGACCGAAGGGATCCACTCATGGCCAAGTTCGCGAACGTCGACGACTACCTCGCCGCCCTGCCCGAGGGCCTGCGCGAGGTCGCCACCGCGCTGCGCCCGATCGTCAACGCCGCCCTCCCCGGCTCCATCGAGACGATGTACCACGCCTCCCCCACCTGGAGCGCGGGCGAAGCCGTGGGCAAAAACCTCGTCTGCCTGGTGAAGGCGTACTCGTCGTACGTCACTTTCGCCCTGTGGAAGGGGCAGCTCGTCGACGACGAGTCCGGCAGGCTCGAAGCGAGCGCGCGGGAGATGGCGCACGTCAAGCTGCGTTCGGTCGACGACATCGACGCCGACTTGTTCACCGGCTGGCTCAAGCAGGCACGAGACCTCGAAGTCCCCGCGACGGCGCGATGACCCGAACAGCGGTGACACAATCAGCGACGTGCCTGTGATCACTGACGAATCCCGTTGCCCGTGCGGCCTCGGCGAGCCCTACGGCGCTTGCTGCGGCCGGTTCCACCGGGGAACCGCGACGGCGCCGACCGCCGAACTCCTGATGCGGTCGCGGTTCAGCGCGTTCGCCGTCGGCGACACCGCGTACCTCACCGGGACCTGGCATCCGAAGACCAGGCCCGCGGATCTCGAACTCGACCCAGGGCAGCGCTGGACGTTCCTGGAGATCCTCGGCAAGACCGGCGGCGGCCTGCTGGAGCACGAGGGCACCGTCGAGTTCCGGGCGCACTACCGGCAGGACCGCCGGGCCGGCAGCATGCACGAGAACAGCGGCTTTGTCCGCGTCGACGGCCAGTGGAGCTACGTCGCGCCTGTCGGCTGACCACTGACGAACCCGGTGTAAGGGTCTGTTCCCCGCGCGAAGTGGCGGCTACTATCTCCTCCAACATTGTTAGGGAACTTTCTTAACAATTTCCGCCCAGGTCCGCCGCCGTGTGCCCAAGGAGGCGCGCTCGTGAGTTTTCGGCAGAAGAGAACCCGGATCCCGTTACTGGCCTTGACCGTCACCGCGCTGGCCGCCGCGGTCTGCGGGGTGACCACCGCTCCCGCCGCGACCGGCGCGGAAGTGGCCGTGCCGCTGTCCGTCGGCGCCGCCGCGGGCAACGCCACCCCGATCCCCGGCTACGTGATCCAGTCCTCGGCACAGGTCAGCGATGACTCGGCGGTGTCGAAGCCGGGCTTCCCCACCACCGGCTGGTACCCGGTGTCGTCGCGCTCGACCGTCTACGCCGGACTGCTGCAGAACGGCAAGTACGCCGACCCGTTCTACTCGACGAACATGAAGAACGTCCCGACGGCGCAGTTCTCCGTGCCGTGGTGGTACCGCACCGACCTGACCGTCGAGGACACCTCGCAGCGGACGTACCTCGACTTCAGCGGCGTGCTCTCGAAGGCCGACGTCTGGGTCAACGGCACCAAGATCGCGACGAAGGACCAGGTCAACGGCGCCTACACCCGCCACGA
This window encodes:
- a CDS encoding 3'-5' exonuclease, whose protein sequence is MLGFAQRFDAKNRVDDLDGADGVALRAAESASAGGTTGTWRGTSRDLPGALVDAVRGLPGRRDHSALIVFQHKDLPRCTEILRAAGIPTLTLEKYTGEADGKLKIGTVHRAKGLDFQTVLVLENAHENGAGPQAEEERRELRGRQHLVAATRARDFLWWGVLDSESSVTE
- a CDS encoding YchJ family protein → MITDESRCPCGLGEPYGACCGRFHRGTATAPTAELLMRSRFSAFAVGDTAYLTGTWHPKTRPADLELDPGQRWTFLEILGKTGGGLLEHEGTVEFRAHYRQDRRAGSMHENSGFVRVDGQWSYVAPVG
- a CDS encoding DUF1801 domain-containing protein; translated protein: MAKFANVDDYLAALPEGLREVATALRPIVNAALPGSIETMYHASPTWSAGEAVGKNLVCLVKAYSSYVTFALWKGQLVDDESGRLEASAREMAHVKLRSVDDIDADLFTGWLKQARDLEVPATAR